A DNA window from Xanthocytophaga agilis contains the following coding sequences:
- a CDS encoding cation:proton antiporter, producing MSHVPQLIIDLALILGAAGVTTLLFKVLKQPLVLGYILAGVLVGPNFSLFPTITDIETIRIWADIGVIFLLFGLGLEFSFKKLVEVGGTSSITGIFEVGAMLMLGYGTGQLLGWSRMDSLFLGGIIAISSTTIIIRAFEELNVKSQKFAGLVFGILVIEDLVAILLLVLLSTLAVSQQFAGMQLLTSILKLAFFLTVWFLAGIYLIPTFLRKSRKHLTDETLLIISIALCLLMVVLVTEAGFSAALGAFVMGSILSETIFVEKIEHMMQPVKNLFGAVFFVSVGMLIDYHMLIEHAGPIMLIAGVVILGKSLNVTLGALISGQPLKQAIQTGMSLTQIGEFSFIIATLGLTLKVTSDFLYPVAVAVSAVTTFTTPYMIRLAEPVCNQIDKWLPARWRAFLNSYSSGTQTITHVSDWQGVLKNFAQIIILNTVIIVGIILLTTYFLTDVIKTKLVANSWGNIITAFIALALMLPFLWALSVRKIRTHSYNALWSNRIFNRGPLVALEAGRVILGIVLVGFLLDQLFSPLIAFVSAILLIGVVLPLFTQRLQQTYVRIEKRFLYNLTAKSQPEEPTPVKSQLLPWDAHLTQFEISPDSQIIGQTLTELAFRERYGVNVAQIERGSRVILAPRGNEHIYPADTLTVVGTDAQLKQFRTVVEPLQNNQTVVVPDVTLKQLVVDNKFPFLGKSIRESLIREKTKGIVIGIERNGNRIINPDPSTVFENGDLIWLAGEKHEIKSIE from the coding sequence ATGTCTCATGTACCTCAATTAATTATAGACCTGGCTTTGATCTTAGGTGCTGCTGGTGTCACTACTCTCTTATTTAAAGTTCTCAAACAACCTCTGGTACTAGGATATATTCTGGCTGGTGTATTGGTAGGCCCTAACTTCTCACTATTTCCAACTATTACAGATATAGAGACCATTCGGATCTGGGCTGACATCGGAGTTATTTTTTTATTGTTTGGTCTGGGACTGGAATTTAGTTTTAAGAAATTGGTTGAGGTAGGAGGAACTTCTTCCATAACTGGAATTTTTGAAGTAGGGGCTATGTTAATGCTTGGATATGGTACAGGGCAACTACTTGGTTGGTCCCGAATGGATAGTTTATTTTTAGGTGGAATTATTGCTATTTCTTCTACTACCATTATAATTCGTGCATTTGAAGAACTAAATGTCAAAAGCCAGAAGTTTGCTGGACTAGTATTTGGTATTCTGGTAATTGAAGACTTGGTTGCTATTCTGTTATTAGTATTGTTAAGTACACTAGCTGTAAGTCAGCAATTTGCTGGGATGCAGTTGCTAACCTCCATATTGAAACTTGCCTTTTTTTTAACAGTATGGTTTCTTGCTGGTATCTATCTGATCCCCACGTTTTTGCGCAAGAGCCGTAAGCACCTGACTGATGAAACGCTGCTTATCATTTCCATTGCATTGTGTTTGCTGATGGTAGTATTAGTTACAGAAGCAGGTTTTTCAGCTGCATTAGGTGCTTTTGTTATGGGATCTATCTTGTCCGAAACTATCTTTGTCGAGAAGATCGAGCATATGATGCAGCCTGTGAAAAATTTGTTTGGCGCTGTATTCTTTGTATCTGTAGGTATGTTGATTGACTATCATATGTTGATTGAACATGCCGGTCCTATTATGCTTATTGCCGGAGTAGTCATATTGGGCAAATCCCTGAATGTAACACTGGGAGCACTGATATCCGGGCAACCCTTAAAACAGGCTATCCAGACAGGAATGAGTTTGACACAGATAGGAGAATTTTCATTTATCATTGCAACTCTTGGATTGACTCTAAAAGTAACCAGTGATTTCTTATATCCTGTTGCTGTAGCTGTTTCTGCAGTCACTACTTTTACTACACCTTATATGATCAGACTGGCAGAGCCAGTATGTAACCAGATTGACAAGTGGTTGCCAGCACGATGGAGAGCGTTTTTGAATAGTTATAGTTCTGGTACACAAACAATAACTCATGTCAGTGACTGGCAGGGAGTATTAAAGAACTTTGCTCAGATCATTATCCTTAACACAGTAATCATCGTTGGTATTATTTTGTTGACTACATATTTTCTTACCGATGTGATCAAAACAAAACTGGTCGCTAATTCTTGGGGAAATATAATAACAGCTTTCATTGCTCTAGCCCTGATGCTACCTTTCTTATGGGCATTATCTGTACGTAAAATCCGTACTCATTCCTATAATGCACTCTGGTCAAACAGAATATTTAATCGTGGACCTTTAGTTGCACTGGAGGCTGGTCGTGTTATTCTTGGCATTGTACTGGTCGGTTTTTTACTGGATCAGCTTTTTTCTCCACTAATCGCCTTTGTTTCTGCAATATTGTTGATTGGAGTGGTGTTGCCTTTGTTTACGCAACGATTACAACAAACGTATGTCCGTATTGAAAAGCGTTTTCTTTATAATCTCACAGCAAAATCGCAGCCGGAAGAACCTACTCCTGTTAAGTCTCAATTGCTTCCCTGGGATGCTCACTTAACTCAGTTTGAAATTAGTCCTGACTCCCAGATTATTGGGCAAACTCTTACAGAACTTGCTTTTCGTGAAAGATATGGAGTGAATGTGGCGCAAATTGAACGTGGTAGCAGGGTTATTCTCGCTCCCAGAGGCAATGAGCATATTTATCCGGCTGATACCTTGACCGTTGTTGGAACGGATGCGCAATTGAAGCAATTCCGGACAGTTGTTGAGCCATTGCAAAATAATCAGACTGTAGTAGTTCCAGATGTCACATTAAAGCAACTGGTAGTGGATAACAAATTTCCGTTTTTAGGTAAAAGTATAAGAGAATCCCTTATACGTGAAAAAACCAAAGGTATTGTGATTGGTATTGAACGAAATGGAAATCGTATCATTAATCCTGATCCATCTACTGTTTTTGAGAATGGTGATCTGATATGGCTGGCTGGAGAAAAACACGAGATTAAGAGCATTGAATAG